DNA sequence from the Pedobacter sp. W3I1 genome:
CTTTTAGTCTTAACATTCTTAAAGAAGCTTATAATCAGGAGTTCAATGTTCATTTTACCGATGATGCGGGCGTGGTAGAATCTGTAGGTTATGAAATTAATATCATCGAAGGCGAAAGAGGAAATATTAAAATTACCTATCCTATTGATCTCGAACTGGCAGAACTATTATTAAAGAATTAAGCGCTTTAAGCTCGATTAATATTACATCCCTATAGAGAAAATTCTGTGGTAATTTAAATACCGCTTCGTCGCTTGCATTTATTTCGGGTCTATTTTATAGAAAAGATGCTGATCCAGAAGCTTCTGGACGATCGCATAAAAAGGAGTTTCAAAAATGAAACTCCTTTTTTAATCCATTTATTTTAAAGTGTTACACACTTTTAAACTAATGAAACTCGGTGCGATATATTTTTACGCTGCCCGTCCAATTACTTTAAGCAGAATTGCAATAACTGCGATTACCAATAAAACGTGAATTATATTACCAACGTCGCCGAAGCCGTGAAATATAAATCCGATCACCCATAGTATTACCAATACTACTGCGACTAAATACAATAAATTTCCCATAGTGTTAATTTTTTTAGTAATGTTATATTATTGCTGTATTAACACTCGACTTTTCGATTTTGTTTAAAAAATGTAATTATTTTATTCATAGGACTGGTTAAGAGATGAAATGGAAAAAATGAAGACATAAAAAAAACCTCCCAGTTTAGCTGAAAGGTTTTTTTTGTTTCTAATGTTTAGTATTCGTCCTCGTTAAAGAAGAAATCTTCTTTAGTTGGATAATCAGGCCAAATTTCCTCGATCGTTTCATAAGGCTCGCCATCATCTTCTAATGCCTGTAAGTTTTCAATTACTTCTACTGGGGCACCAGAACGGATACCATAATCAATTAATTCGTCTTTAGTTGCAGGCCATGGTGCGTCTTCCAAGTGCGATGCTAATTCTAATGTCCAATACATATCGTCAATTCAATTAAATTCTTGTTCTTATTATTGCGCAAAGTATATTAAAATTTTTGAGCAAAACAAACTTATTTTTCCACTATTAAACCCTCGGAATCCAAATGTTTTCTTCCGCCTTAAAATATACGGTCAGTTTTCGTGCCAAAACAAATAAATAATCGCTTAAACGATTCAAATAAACTGTTACACGCTCATCT
Encoded proteins:
- a CDS encoding DUF2795 domain-containing protein, with the translated sequence MYWTLELASHLEDAPWPATKDELIDYGIRSGAPVEVIENLQALEDDGEPYETIEEIWPDYPTKEDFFFNEDEY
- a CDS encoding lmo0937 family membrane protein; translation: MGNLLYLVAVVLVILWVIGFIFHGFGDVGNIIHVLLVIAVIAILLKVIGRAA